A part of Aegilops tauschii subsp. strangulata cultivar AL8/78 chromosome 2, Aet v6.0, whole genome shotgun sequence genomic DNA contains:
- the LOC109744615 gene encoding peroxisomal (S)-2-hydroxy-acid oxidase GLO4, whose translation MENNLPVNIREYQELAKKALPKMHYDYINGGAEDEHTLRDNIAAYGRILLRPRVLVDVSNIDMSTNLLGYDMPSPIIVAPTGSHKLANPEGEVATARAAASCNTLMVLSFSASCKIEEVASSCNAIRFYQLYVFKNRDISATLVRRAESHGFKAIVLTVDTPMLGRREADIRNKMVAPANANLEGLMPIDDLDTADGSKLEKYARDTLDPSLSWKDVEWLKSITSLPILLKGIVTAEDARKAVEAGAAGIIVSNHGARQLDYAPATISALEEVVKAVAGAVPVLVDGGVRRGTDVLKALALGARAVMVGRPVLYGLAARGQAGAKHVIEMLNRELELAMALCGCRSVAEITRDRVQTEGDRFRSLL comes from the exons ATGGAGAATAATCTACCAGTCAATATTCGCGAGTATCAAGAACTCGCCAAGAAAGCACTGCCAAAGATGCACTATGATTATATCAATGGAGGAGCGGAGGATGAACACACATTGAGGGACAATATTGCAGCATATGGAAGAATTTT GTTGCGACCTCGGGTTCTTGTAGATGTCAGCAATATAGACATGTCGACAAACTTATTGGGATATGACATGCCCTCCCCCATAATTGTTGCACCAACAGGATCACACAAATTGGCAAATCCAGAAG GGGAGGTGGCTACAGCAAGAGCTGCAGCATCATGTAATACCTTAATG GTGCTATCCTTCTCAGCCAGTTGCAAAATCGAGGAAGTTGCCTCCAGTTGTAATGCAATTCGTTTTTATCAGTTATAT GTGTTTAAGAACAGAGATATTTCAGCAACATTGGTACGGCGGGCTGAGAGTCATGGATTCAAGGCAATTGTTTTGACAGTTGACACTCCTATGCTCGGTCGACGTGAAGCAGATATCAGAAATAA GATGGTTGCTCCTGCGAATGCAAACCTCGAAGGTTTGATGCCAATAGATGATCTCGATACT GCAGACGGGTCGAAGCTTGAGAAGTATGCGCGCGACACGCTGGACCCGTCTTTATCATGGAAG GACGTGGAGTGGCTGAAATCCATAACTAGCCTGCCCATTCTACTGAAGGGCATCGTGACCGCCGAGGACG CCAGGAAAGCGGTGGAGGCCGGGGCAGCCGGCATCATCGTGTCCAACCACGGCGCTCGGCAGCTCGACTACGCGCCGGCCACCATATCCGCCCTCGAAGAG GTAGTTAAGGCGGTGGCGGGGGCGGTCCCGGTGCTGGTGGACGGCGGAGTCCGGCGGGGGACCGACGTGCTCAAGGCGCTGGCGCTGGGTGCGCGGGCAGTCATGGTGGGGAGGCCGGTGCTGTACGGGCTGGCGGCGAGGGGCCAGGCAGGGGCGAAGCACGTGATCGAGATGCTCAACAGGGAGCTGGAGCTGGCCATGGCGCTCTGCGGCTGCCGGAGCGTCGCCGAGATCACCCGGGACCGCGTCCAGACCGAGGGCGACCGGTTCAGGTCGCTGCTCTGA
- the LOC109744616 gene encoding DNA-directed RNA polymerases II, IV and V subunit 6A produces the protein MADDDYNEVDMGYEDEPPEADIEEGVEEDPENNEDAPDDVVGGEGEEKEQEKTARPRNTTKYMTKYERARILGTRALQISMNAPVMVELEGETDPLEIAMKELRARKIPFTIRRYLPDGSYEDWGVDELIVEDSWKRQVGGD, from the exons ATGGCGGACGACGACTACAATGAAGTTGACATGGG GTACGAGGATGAGCCTCCAGAGGCTGATATTGAG GAAGGGGTTGAAGAAGATCCTGAGAACAACGAGGATGCCCCTGATGACGTGGTAGGGGGTGAAGGTGAAGAAAAGGAACAGGAAAAGACTGCCCGTCCACGCAATACAACAAAATATATGACCAAGTATGAGCGGGCACGCATCCTTGGCACACGTGCTTTGCAGATAAG CATGAATGCCCCAGTTATGGTTGAGCTTGAGGGCGAAACTGATCCTCTTGAG ATTGCCATGAAAGAACTGAGAGCACGCAAGATCCCCTTCACGATTAGGCGGTACTTACCTGATGGAAG CTACGAGGACTGGGGAGTTGACGAGCTCATTGTGGAGGACTCGTGGAAGCGTCAGGTTGGCGGGGACTAA